The following proteins come from a genomic window of Salvia hispanica cultivar TCC Black 2014 chromosome 4, UniMelb_Shisp_WGS_1.0, whole genome shotgun sequence:
- the LOC125219379 gene encoding DNA (cytosine-5)-methyltransferase CMT1-like isoform X1, which translates to MPMKRTSESAEGSNRSKRRPPELVDENPTSPPLKEERPPRFIGDPFDTEIARARWPHRYDPNRSTEFVQAKNHFLLAAVDGEMYVLDEDSYVKAEEGKENYICKIVEFFEAVDGKKLFCAQWYYRADDTVIKTCANLIKSNKIFFSQVKDDNPLDCLEEKVRVMHLPLKVDKALMSKLLAAYDLFCDKMYLLPYTSFVSLPSETESPTNSDDFGSTISSDAEENSIPHVFPEIERQCGERTLLDMYSGCGGMSTGLCLGANSCGVKLVTKWAVDLNPYACQSLKLNHPETQVRNEKAEDFYHLLVEWEKLCISYLSSENNDASSEPVKEVEDDGKEEEDEDDSEVFEVEEILEICYGDPNNKKSSELHFKIRWKGYGPEYDTWEPLDGLSSCPEKLNEFVLKGYKSRILPLPGTVDVVCGGPPCQGISGFNRFRNKDAPLEDPKNKQLVVFMDIVSHLKPKFVLMENVVDLVKFAGGFLGRYAMGCLVGMGYQARMGMMAAGAYGLPQFRMRVFLWGALPTEKLPSYPLPTHNVVVRGVTPLEFEANTVAYEEGRKLDLKKALVLADAISDLPHVENDEGRDEIPYNSEPQTEFQRFIRLRRDEMPGYLNVKSEVIEHPLCDHRPLLLNQDDYERVCQIPKKKGANFRDLPGVRVRPDNKVEWDPNVERKKVSSGKPLVPDYAMSFVNGTSSKPFGRLWWDETVPTVVTRAEPHNQAILHPNQDRVLSIRENARLQGFPDYYKLVGPIKERYIQVGNAVAVPVARALGFSLALALRGLSQNEAVMTLPEDYPMMKDVSSSPNNDMI; encoded by the exons ATGCCGATGAAGAGGACTTCTGAATCGGCCGAAGGAAGCAATCGCTCCAAGAGACGACCACCAGAGCTGGTGGATGAGAATCCAACCTCTCCACCTCTCAAAGAGGAAAGGCCGCCCCGGTTTATAGGTGATCCGTTCGACACCGAGATAGCTCGGGCACGGTGGCCACATCGATACGATCCAAACCGATCCACG GAATTTGTCCAAGCAAAAAACCATTTTCTTCTAGCGGCGGTTGATGGAGAGATGTACGTCTTGGATGAGGATTCCTATGTTAAG GCGGAGGAAGGGAAGGAAAATTACATATGCAAGATTGTGGAGTTTTTCGAAGCTGTTGATGGGAAAAAACTTTTTTGTGCTCAGTGGTATTATAGGGCAGATGATACG GTTATTAAAACTTGCGCTAACCTTATTAAGAGcaataaaatattcttttctCAAGTCAAGGATGATAATCCACTTGACTGTCTTGAAGAGAAGGTTAGAGTTATGCATTTACCTTTGAAG GTTGACAAAGCGTTAATGTCAAAACTTTTAGCAGCATATGACTTATTCTGTGACAAGATGTACTTACTTCCGTATACTTCTTTTGTAAGCTTGCCATCAG AGACAGAGAGTCCTACAAATAGCGATGACTTTGGTTCTACCATCTCTAGTGATGCTGAAGAAAATTCTATTCCACACGTATTTCCTGAGATTGAAAGGCAATGTGGTGAGAGAACCCTGTTGGACATGTACTCTGGATGTGGTGGAATGTCGACTGGGCTTTGTCTTGGTGCTAACAGTTGCGGGGTCAAACTTGTCACG AAATGGGCTGTTGATCTCAACCCATATGCTTGTCAAAGCTTGAAGCTAAACCATCCCGAAACACAG gtaagaaatgaaaaagccGAGGATTTTTATCACCTTCTTGTGGAGTGGGAGAAGCTTTGCATTTCCTATTTATCCTCAGAAAATAATGACGCATCCAGTGAGCCTGTCAAAGAAGTTGAAGATGATGGTAAGGAagaggaagatgaagatgactCTGAGGTGTTTGAAGTTGAAGAGATTTTGGAAATTTGTTATGGAGACCCCAATAACAAAAAATCTTCTGAACTGCATTTCAAG ATACGGTGGAAGGGTTATGGCCCTGAGTATGATACGTGGGAGCCCTTGGATGGTCTAAG TTCTTGCCCTGAAAAGCTGAATGAATTTGTGTTAAAAGGTTACAAGTCTAGAATTTTACCACTTCCA GGAACTGTTGATGTTGTATGTGGGGGCCCACCTTGTCAAGGCATAAGTGGCTTTAATAGGTTTAGGAACAAGGATGCCCCACTTGAAGATCCAAAGAATAAACAACTTGTTGTTTTCATGGATATTGTGTCCCATCTCAAGCCAAAGTTTGTGCTGATGGAGAATGTTGTTGATCTTGTGAAGTTTGCAGGTGGTTTTCTTGGTAGATATGCAATGGGTTGCCTTGTGGGCATGGGTTATCAAGCTAGAATGGGAATGATGGCAGCTGGTGCATACGGTCTGCCTCAATTTCGCATGCGTGTTTTCTTGTGGGGTGCTCTTCCCACAGAG AAGTTACCCTCATACCCATTACCAACCCATAATGTCGTTGTTAGAGGAGTTACTCCACTTGAATTTGAG GCCAATACGGTTGCATATGAAGAAGGGCGTAAACTAGATCTAAAGAAAGCTTTGGTTCTTGCCGATGCTATCTCTGACCTCCCTCAT GTTGAGAATGATGAAGGGCGTGATGAAATACCTTATAACTCGGAGCCTCAAACTGAATTCCAACGCTTTATAAGGCTAAGAAGGGATG AAATGCCTGGTTACTTAAATGTCAAATCTGAGGTGATTGAACATCCGTTGTGTGATCATCGCCCCCTTCTTCTAAATCAAGATGATTATGAGCGTGTTTGTCAAATACCTAAAAAGAAG GGTGCAAACTTTAGGGATTTGCCAGGTGTGAGAGTCCGTCCTGACAACAAAGTCGAATGGGATCCTAATGTGGAGAGGAAAAAAGTTTCTTCTGGGAAACCTTTG GTCCCAGATTATGCTATGTCTTTTGTTAATGGAACCTCAAGCAA GCCGTTTGGGCGTTTGTGGTGGGATGAAACAGTTCCTACTGTCGTCACTCGAGCAGAACCTCATAATCAG GCAATCTTGCATCCTAATCAAGATAGAGTTCTTTCAATCCGTGAAAATGCCCGACTGCAAGGCTTTCCTGATTACTACAAACTTGTTGGGCCTATAAAGGAGAG ATACATACAAGTGGGGAATGCGGTGGCTGTGCCGGTAGCAAGAGCATTGGGATTCTCTCTAGCTCTGGCGTTGAGGGGGTTATCGCAGAATGAAGCAGTGATGACCTTGCCTGAAGATTATCCCATGATGAAGGATGTATCTTCTTCACCAAATAATGACATGATATGA
- the LOC125221203 gene encoding uncharacterized protein LOC125221203, which produces MGNLRGHVVYGAGFSLIGVWHLINHSKLHTLNPTSYTAPTWFPTSPIKFLELYFIMSASAAAVFMDLFIGLRRHHPFSPDGTIPSSHLHSFEHSIVALSLFAYALSTLLLEKKSSQSPASATRGLSNAVAAVALAVELLVFHLHSADHMGVEGQYHLLLQAVIAAALAAAVLSGAGYDRSLAVAYVKSVGIFFQGVWLVVMGFMLWTPRLVFLGCFMNWENGSSFVVRCEGEEALMRARSLVNIQFSLLLVGVNVVAIVIYLIVFKIYSNKNVYFRGFGGIEMEILDK; this is translated from the coding sequence ATGGGAAATCTTCGAGGGCATGTGGTGTACGGCGCCGGCTTCTCCCTCATCGGCGTATGGCACCTCATCAACCACTCCAAACTCCACACTCTGAATCCCACCTCCTACACCGCCCCCACATGGTTCCCCACCTCCCCAATCAAATTCCTGGAGCTCTACTTCATCATgtccgcctccgccgccgccgtttTCATGGACCTCTTCATCGGCCTCCGCCGCCACCACCCCTTCTCCCCCGACGGCACCATCCCCTCCTCCCACCTCCACAGCTTCGAGCACTCCATCGTCGCCCTCTCCCTCTTCGCCTACGCCCTCTCCACACTCCTCCtcgaaaaaaaatcatcccAATCCCCGGCCTCGGCGACACGCGGGCTCAGCAACGCCGTGGCCGCGGTGGCGCTGGCGGTGGAGCTGCTCGTGTTCCACCTCCACTCCGCCGACCACATGGGGGTGGAGGGGCAGTACCACCTCCTCCTTCAGGCCGTCATCGCGGCTGCGCTGGCCGCGGCTGTGCTGTCGGGGGCTGGATACGACCGGAGCTTGGCGGTGGCGTATGTGAAGTCGGTGGGTATATTTTTCCAAGGGGTGTGGTTGGTGGTCATGGGGTTTATGTTGTGGACGCCTAGGTTGGTGTTTTTGGGTTGTTTTATGAATTGGGAGAATGGTTCTAGCTTTGTGGTGAGGTGTGAGGGAGAAGAGGCGTTGATGCGAGCTAGATCCCTTGTCAATATTCAGTTTAGTCTGCTTCTTGTTGGGGTGAATGTGGTGGCTATCGTCATTTATTTGATCGTTTTCAAGATTTATTCGAACAAGAATGTTTATTTTAGGGGTTTTGGAGGCATAGAGATGGAGATATTGGACAAGTGA
- the LOC125219379 gene encoding DNA (cytosine-5)-methyltransferase CMT1-like isoform X2 has protein sequence MYVLDEDSYVKAEEGKENYICKIVEFFEAVDGKKLFCAQWYYRADDTVIKTCANLIKSNKIFFSQVKDDNPLDCLEEKVRVMHLPLKVDKALMSKLLAAYDLFCDKMYLLPYTSFVSLPSETESPTNSDDFGSTISSDAEENSIPHVFPEIERQCGERTLLDMYSGCGGMSTGLCLGANSCGVKLVTKWAVDLNPYACQSLKLNHPETQVRNEKAEDFYHLLVEWEKLCISYLSSENNDASSEPVKEVEDDGKEEEDEDDSEVFEVEEILEICYGDPNNKKSSELHFKIRWKGYGPEYDTWEPLDGLSSCPEKLNEFVLKGYKSRILPLPGTVDVVCGGPPCQGISGFNRFRNKDAPLEDPKNKQLVVFMDIVSHLKPKFVLMENVVDLVKFAGGFLGRYAMGCLVGMGYQARMGMMAAGAYGLPQFRMRVFLWGALPTEKLPSYPLPTHNVVVRGVTPLEFEANTVAYEEGRKLDLKKALVLADAISDLPHVENDEGRDEIPYNSEPQTEFQRFIRLRRDEMPGYLNVKSEVIEHPLCDHRPLLLNQDDYERVCQIPKKKGANFRDLPGVRVRPDNKVEWDPNVERKKVSSGKPLVPDYAMSFVNGTSSKPFGRLWWDETVPTVVTRAEPHNQAILHPNQDRVLSIRENARLQGFPDYYKLVGPIKERYIQVGNAVAVPVARALGFSLALALRGLSQNEAVMTLPEDYPMMKDVSSSPNNDMI, from the exons ATGTACGTCTTGGATGAGGATTCCTATGTTAAG GCGGAGGAAGGGAAGGAAAATTACATATGCAAGATTGTGGAGTTTTTCGAAGCTGTTGATGGGAAAAAACTTTTTTGTGCTCAGTGGTATTATAGGGCAGATGATACG GTTATTAAAACTTGCGCTAACCTTATTAAGAGcaataaaatattcttttctCAAGTCAAGGATGATAATCCACTTGACTGTCTTGAAGAGAAGGTTAGAGTTATGCATTTACCTTTGAAG GTTGACAAAGCGTTAATGTCAAAACTTTTAGCAGCATATGACTTATTCTGTGACAAGATGTACTTACTTCCGTATACTTCTTTTGTAAGCTTGCCATCAG AGACAGAGAGTCCTACAAATAGCGATGACTTTGGTTCTACCATCTCTAGTGATGCTGAAGAAAATTCTATTCCACACGTATTTCCTGAGATTGAAAGGCAATGTGGTGAGAGAACCCTGTTGGACATGTACTCTGGATGTGGTGGAATGTCGACTGGGCTTTGTCTTGGTGCTAACAGTTGCGGGGTCAAACTTGTCACG AAATGGGCTGTTGATCTCAACCCATATGCTTGTCAAAGCTTGAAGCTAAACCATCCCGAAACACAG gtaagaaatgaaaaagccGAGGATTTTTATCACCTTCTTGTGGAGTGGGAGAAGCTTTGCATTTCCTATTTATCCTCAGAAAATAATGACGCATCCAGTGAGCCTGTCAAAGAAGTTGAAGATGATGGTAAGGAagaggaagatgaagatgactCTGAGGTGTTTGAAGTTGAAGAGATTTTGGAAATTTGTTATGGAGACCCCAATAACAAAAAATCTTCTGAACTGCATTTCAAG ATACGGTGGAAGGGTTATGGCCCTGAGTATGATACGTGGGAGCCCTTGGATGGTCTAAG TTCTTGCCCTGAAAAGCTGAATGAATTTGTGTTAAAAGGTTACAAGTCTAGAATTTTACCACTTCCA GGAACTGTTGATGTTGTATGTGGGGGCCCACCTTGTCAAGGCATAAGTGGCTTTAATAGGTTTAGGAACAAGGATGCCCCACTTGAAGATCCAAAGAATAAACAACTTGTTGTTTTCATGGATATTGTGTCCCATCTCAAGCCAAAGTTTGTGCTGATGGAGAATGTTGTTGATCTTGTGAAGTTTGCAGGTGGTTTTCTTGGTAGATATGCAATGGGTTGCCTTGTGGGCATGGGTTATCAAGCTAGAATGGGAATGATGGCAGCTGGTGCATACGGTCTGCCTCAATTTCGCATGCGTGTTTTCTTGTGGGGTGCTCTTCCCACAGAG AAGTTACCCTCATACCCATTACCAACCCATAATGTCGTTGTTAGAGGAGTTACTCCACTTGAATTTGAG GCCAATACGGTTGCATATGAAGAAGGGCGTAAACTAGATCTAAAGAAAGCTTTGGTTCTTGCCGATGCTATCTCTGACCTCCCTCAT GTTGAGAATGATGAAGGGCGTGATGAAATACCTTATAACTCGGAGCCTCAAACTGAATTCCAACGCTTTATAAGGCTAAGAAGGGATG AAATGCCTGGTTACTTAAATGTCAAATCTGAGGTGATTGAACATCCGTTGTGTGATCATCGCCCCCTTCTTCTAAATCAAGATGATTATGAGCGTGTTTGTCAAATACCTAAAAAGAAG GGTGCAAACTTTAGGGATTTGCCAGGTGTGAGAGTCCGTCCTGACAACAAAGTCGAATGGGATCCTAATGTGGAGAGGAAAAAAGTTTCTTCTGGGAAACCTTTG GTCCCAGATTATGCTATGTCTTTTGTTAATGGAACCTCAAGCAA GCCGTTTGGGCGTTTGTGGTGGGATGAAACAGTTCCTACTGTCGTCACTCGAGCAGAACCTCATAATCAG GCAATCTTGCATCCTAATCAAGATAGAGTTCTTTCAATCCGTGAAAATGCCCGACTGCAAGGCTTTCCTGATTACTACAAACTTGTTGGGCCTATAAAGGAGAG ATACATACAAGTGGGGAATGCGGTGGCTGTGCCGGTAGCAAGAGCATTGGGATTCTCTCTAGCTCTGGCGTTGAGGGGGTTATCGCAGAATGAAGCAGTGATGACCTTGCCTGAAGATTATCCCATGATGAAGGATGTATCTTCTTCACCAAATAATGACATGATATGA
- the LOC125219380 gene encoding transmembrane protein 45A-like yields MGSLRGHIGPGLAFFIIGLWHLFNHTKLHATNPNTYISHPWFPIYKFRYLELYFIIFAASTSISMELFIMPHRHHPFAPDGSIPSNHLHNLEHATISLTFLTYASFAVILDRISPPARSALTHLLGALTLAQELLLFRLHSTDHAGLEGRYHWLLQILILAALALTVISTADPRSFLLSFARSLAIFAQGVWLVVIGVMLYTPRLMPKGCAVGVEDGHYVVLCGSGEAVERAKSLATILFSYYVVGVAVFGVGSYLYLLKLYSKDQVEYHNLEDATDDFGDHKGEEH; encoded by the coding sequence ATGGGCAGCCTTCGCGGCCACATCGGACCAGGATTAGCCTTCTTCATCATCGGGTTGTGGCATCTCTTCAACCACACAAAACTCCACGCCACAAACCCTAACACCTACATTTCCCATCCATGGTTCCCAATTTACAAATTCAGATACCTAGAGCTCTACTTCATCATCTTCGCTGCCTCCACTTCCATCTCCATGGAGCTCTTCATCATGCCCCACCGCCACCACCCCTTCGCCCCTGACGGTTCCATCCCCTCCAACCACCTCCACAACCTCGAGCACGCCACCATCTCCCTCACCTTCCTCACCTACGCCTCCTTCGCAGTCATCCTCGACAGAATCTCCCCTCCGGCCAGGTCTGCCCTCACGCACCTCCTCGGCGCCCTCACGCTCGCACAGGAGCTCCTCCTCTTCCGCCTGCACTCCACCGACCATGCCGGCCTAGAAGGCCGCTACCACTGGCTCCTCCAGATCCTCATCCTCGCCGCCCTCGCCCTCACCGTGATCAGCACCGCCGATCCTAGAAGCTTCCTGCTCAGTTTCGCCAGGTCTCTGGCGATTTTCGCGCAGGGCGTTTGGCTCGTTGTGATCGGTGTCATGCTCTACACGCCGCGGCTGATGCCTAAGGGCTGCGCAGTCGGGGTGGAGGACGGGCACTATGTGGTGCTGTGCGGCAGCGGAGAGGCGGTGGAGCGGGCAAAATCACTGGCTACTATTTTGTTCAGTTACTACGTGGTTGGGGTGGCGGTTTTTGGCGTGGGGTCTTATTTGTACTTGCTCAAGTTGTACTCTAAGGATCAGGTGGAGTACCATAACTTAGAAGATGCTACTGATGATTTTGGGGATCATAAGGGGGAGGAGCACTAA
- the LOC125218868 gene encoding cytochrome b5-like, giving the protein MAKVFTLAEVSEHNNSKDCWLVIGGKVYDVTKFLEDHPGGDEVIISSTGKDATDDFEDVGHSASAKTMMEDFLVGEIDASTIPSKKTYTPPKQPHYNQDKTSEFIVKLLQFLVPLVILGLAVALRFYIKSET; this is encoded by the exons ATGGCTAAGGTATTCACTCTTGCTGAGGTTTCTGAGCACAACAACAGCAAGGATTGCTGGCTTGTCATTGGTGGAAAG GTTTATGACGTGACCAAGTTCTTGGAAGATCACCCTGGTGGGGATGAAGTTATAATATCTTCGACAG GAAAGGATGCAACGGATGATTTTGAGGATGTCGGGCACAGCGCCAGCGCGAAGACGATGATGGAAGACTTTCTCGTTGGTGAGATTGACGCATCCACCATCCCCTCCAAGAAGACTTACACCCCTCCCAAGCAGCCTCATTACAACCAGGACAAGACATCAGAGTTCATCGTCAAACTCCTCCAATTCTTAGTCCCTTTGGTCATCTTGGGCTTGGCCGTTGCCCTCCGTTTCTACATCAAATCAGAGACCTAG